The proteins below are encoded in one region of Hordeum vulgare subsp. vulgare chromosome 3H, MorexV3_pseudomolecules_assembly, whole genome shotgun sequence:
- the LOC123443599 gene encoding protein LNK2-like isoform X9: MFDFNSESQQQVGDGIWAERSENEDHIAPCPKGTKDSRSICVGDQKKNDDEAVSVVGLTECTSGGRTEHPGFKKQPATEASGHYSATHLDMESWPDLPLLSTAFDRNYNDNNIASTYLDFNSASSLQKATRGVSVPLDGEPEVFDNEHEEKGNNFLDCDWGNIGDFDDFDCLFSNTEALFGNEMIVNGSDFLVTPSDVVDGTVQSILFPCIPLNKQPSSDCGSSSLLIDGTPSKIAKQEIKGDVEKRPMKSQIKPDEGSKSKTSYNTSGFSQNQGHQQPDSLHSLSEPPVQHFQTCQYALLHDSKNMEQFQDAIQLAFPGYGYPAYPFSNIPVVSNIQAEDHQTNPKAACYQTSVDPLKQSSSTEKPQDMPSRALTMTPQEKIEKLRRRQQQQALRAIQQQQQQFRQEGSGRNMLVPQAYSRRKKNSDSLGSSGIIGENAPEQTSACHKEIHKIFGIPDDPFLEEKIYYELKDALGKLDARTRLCIRDSLLRLAHSSSQRQIASDRTSSNKTKRDEDEVPENDVSNRRKRYIASCQNSKMPGTTPGAPSGDQ; encoded by the exons GTAGGGGATGGAATCTGGGCTGAACGTAGTGAGAATGAGGACCATATAGCACCTTGCCCCAAGGGTACGAAGGATAGTAGATCAATCTGTGTTGGAGACCAGAAGAAGAATGATGATGAAGCAGTTAGTGTTGTGGGCCTTACTGAATGTACTTCAGGGGGGCGAACTGAACATCCTGGTTTCAAAAAGCAGCCTGCCACTGAGGCCAGTGGACATTATTCAGCTACACATCTTGACATGGAATCCTGGCCTGACCTGCCTCTCCTGAGCACTGCATTTGATAGAAACTACAATGACAATAATATAGCATCAACATATTTGGATTTCAATTCTGCATCTAGTTTACAGAAAGCCACCAGAGGCGTGTCAG TGCCGCTGGATGGTGAACCTGAAGTGTTTGACAACGAGCATGAAGAAAAGGGCAACAACTTTCTCGACTGCGACTGGGGTAATATTGGAGATTTTGATGATTTTGACTGCTTGTTTAG CAACACTGAAGCCTTATTTGGTAATGAGATGATTGTTAATGGCAGTGATTTCCTCGTTACGCCTTCAGATGTGGTTGATGGTACTGTACAATCAATCCTCTTTCCG TGTATACCATTAAATAAGCAACCATCTTCTGATTGTGGATCTTCTTCGCTTCTGATTGATGGTACTCCCAGTAAAATAGCCAAACAAGAAATCAAG GGAGATGTGGAGAAGAGGCCAATGAAATCACAAATAAAACCAGATGAAGGAAGCAAAAGTAAAACATCCTACAATACAAGTGGTTTCTCCCAGAACCAAGGACACCAGCAACCAGACAGTTTGCACTCATTATCCGAACCTCCTGTCCAGCATTTTCAGACTTGTCAATATGCACTGCTCCATGATAGCAAGAATATGGAGCAATTTCAAGATGCTATTCAGCTTGCATTCCCTGGCTATGGATATCCTGCATATCCGTTTTCTAACATCCCGGTGGTGTCAAATATTCAGGCTGAAGACCATCAGACAAACCCAAAGGCTGCATGTTACCAAACTTCAGTAGATCCTCTGAAGCAATCAAGTTCCACCGAAAAGCCACAAGATATGCCATCAAGGGCACTGACGATGACACCCCAGGAAAAGATTGAAAAGCTTAGGCGCCGGCAACAACAGCAAGCCCTGAGAGCTattcaacaacagcagcagcaatttCGTCAAGAGGGTTCGGGCAGGAACATGTTGGTACCTCAAGCGTACTCCCGAAGGAAAAAGAACTCAGATTCATTAGGGAGTTCAGGTATCATAGGCGAAAATGCACCAGAGCAGACTTCAGCTTGTCATAAAGAGATACATAAGATTTTTGGAATTCCTGATGATCCCTTTTTAGAGGAAAAAATATATTATGAGCTTAAAGATGCCCTTGGGAAG CTGGATGCCAGAACTCGACTCTGCATTCGAGACAGTTTGCTTCGATTGGCTCATAGTTCCTCACAGAGACAAATTGCTAGTGACAGAACTAGCAGTAACAAGACTAAaagagatgaagatgaagttccAGAAAATGACGTGTCCAACAGGAGAAAACGGTATATTGCTTCATGCCAAA
- the LOC123443599 gene encoding protein LNK2-like isoform X10, protein MFDFNSESQQQVGDGIWAERSENEDHIAPCPKGTKDSRSICVGDQKKNDDEAVSVVGLTECTSGGRTEHPGFKKQPATEASGHYSATHLDMESWPDLPLLSTAFDRNYNDNNIASTYLDFNSASSLQKATRGVSVPLDGEPEVFDNEHEEKGNNFLDCDWGNIGDFDDFDCLFSNTEALFGNEMIVNGSDFLVTPSDVVDGTVQSILFPCIPLNKQPSSDCGSSSLLIDGTPSKIAKQEIKGDVEKRPMKSQIKPDEGSKSKTSYNTSGFSQNQGHQQPDSLHSLSEPPVQHFQTCQYALLHDSKNMEQFQDAIQLAFPGYGYPAYPFSNIPVVSNIQAEDHQTNPKAACYQTSVDPLKQSSSTEKPQDMPSRALTMTPQEKIEKLRRRQQQQALRAIQQQQQQFRQEGSGRNMLVPQAYSRRKKNSDSLGSSGIIGENAPEQTSACHKEIHKIFGIPDDPFLEEKIYYELKDALGKLDARTRLCIRDSLLRLAHSSSQRQIASDRTSSNKTKRDEDEVPENDVSNRRKRYIASCQNLW, encoded by the exons GTAGGGGATGGAATCTGGGCTGAACGTAGTGAGAATGAGGACCATATAGCACCTTGCCCCAAGGGTACGAAGGATAGTAGATCAATCTGTGTTGGAGACCAGAAGAAGAATGATGATGAAGCAGTTAGTGTTGTGGGCCTTACTGAATGTACTTCAGGGGGGCGAACTGAACATCCTGGTTTCAAAAAGCAGCCTGCCACTGAGGCCAGTGGACATTATTCAGCTACACATCTTGACATGGAATCCTGGCCTGACCTGCCTCTCCTGAGCACTGCATTTGATAGAAACTACAATGACAATAATATAGCATCAACATATTTGGATTTCAATTCTGCATCTAGTTTACAGAAAGCCACCAGAGGCGTGTCAG TGCCGCTGGATGGTGAACCTGAAGTGTTTGACAACGAGCATGAAGAAAAGGGCAACAACTTTCTCGACTGCGACTGGGGTAATATTGGAGATTTTGATGATTTTGACTGCTTGTTTAG CAACACTGAAGCCTTATTTGGTAATGAGATGATTGTTAATGGCAGTGATTTCCTCGTTACGCCTTCAGATGTGGTTGATGGTACTGTACAATCAATCCTCTTTCCG TGTATACCATTAAATAAGCAACCATCTTCTGATTGTGGATCTTCTTCGCTTCTGATTGATGGTACTCCCAGTAAAATAGCCAAACAAGAAATCAAG GGAGATGTGGAGAAGAGGCCAATGAAATCACAAATAAAACCAGATGAAGGAAGCAAAAGTAAAACATCCTACAATACAAGTGGTTTCTCCCAGAACCAAGGACACCAGCAACCAGACAGTTTGCACTCATTATCCGAACCTCCTGTCCAGCATTTTCAGACTTGTCAATATGCACTGCTCCATGATAGCAAGAATATGGAGCAATTTCAAGATGCTATTCAGCTTGCATTCCCTGGCTATGGATATCCTGCATATCCGTTTTCTAACATCCCGGTGGTGTCAAATATTCAGGCTGAAGACCATCAGACAAACCCAAAGGCTGCATGTTACCAAACTTCAGTAGATCCTCTGAAGCAATCAAGTTCCACCGAAAAGCCACAAGATATGCCATCAAGGGCACTGACGATGACACCCCAGGAAAAGATTGAAAAGCTTAGGCGCCGGCAACAACAGCAAGCCCTGAGAGCTattcaacaacagcagcagcaatttCGTCAAGAGGGTTCGGGCAGGAACATGTTGGTACCTCAAGCGTACTCCCGAAGGAAAAAGAACTCAGATTCATTAGGGAGTTCAGGTATCATAGGCGAAAATGCACCAGAGCAGACTTCAGCTTGTCATAAAGAGATACATAAGATTTTTGGAATTCCTGATGATCCCTTTTTAGAGGAAAAAATATATTATGAGCTTAAAGATGCCCTTGGGAAG CTGGATGCCAGAACTCGACTCTGCATTCGAGACAGTTTGCTTCGATTGGCTCATAGTTCCTCACAGAGACAAATTGCTAGTGACAGAACTAGCAGTAACAAGACTAAaagagatgaagatgaagttccAGAAAATGACGTGTCCAACAGGAGAAAACGGTATATTGCTTCATGCCAAA